The following nucleotide sequence is from Flavobacterium sp. N1736.
GGTTCGTACACATTTGGAAGTTATTCAGTCGATATATTTCCTTCGTCTGAAGGTTTATCGGTAAATATATTAGATACAAATACAGGAGAACAGACACAAGTAATCATTCCAAATAAACAATAATGAGAGTACATCACTACTTAATACTGTTATTCGCCTTTTTATTTTCAGGTTGCGGCGCTTTTTACAATCAGCCAACCGGAGTAGAAAAAGCAGTTTTGGGCGAAAGTACACCGGCAACTTCTCTATTAAAAGAACTTCCAAAACCAAAAGAACAAATTGTGGTTGGAGTTTATAAATTCAGGGATCAGACAGGACAATATAAACCTCAGGAAAACGGAAGCAATTTTAGTACAGCCGTAACCCAGGGCGCCACTTCGATTTTGCTAAAGGCGCTCGAAGATTCTAAATGGTTTATACCAATCGAGCGTGAAAATATTGGAAACTTACTGCAGGAACGAAACCTTATTCGATCTACAAGACAAGAGTATTCAAAAAATGCCAATCCAAACGAGCCACAATTAACACCGTTGTTATATGCGGGAGTTTTATTAGAAGGCGGCATTATTTCGTATGATTCAAATATTATCACAGGCGGTTTTGGAGCCCGATATTTTGGAGCCGGAGGTTCTGTTAAATACCGTCAGGATCGCGTTACGATTTATCTCAGAATGATTTCAACATCAAACGGAAAAATTTTAAAATCAGTTTACGTTTCAAAAACCATTTTATCTCAGGCAATCGACGAAAGTTTATTTAAATATGTCAATTTTAAAAGACTTCTGGAAGTAGAAACCGGTTATACCACAAACGAACCTGTACACATGGCGGTAACCGAAGCCATCGAAAAAGCCGTTGAATCGTTGGTTTTAGAAGGAATAAAAGACAATATCTGGGAAACTGACGCGCCAAAATGGCAAGTCGATAATTTATTAAAAGAGTATAATAAAGAAACCGAAACAGCCAATGCAACCGCACTTTACGGAAGATTATTAGAAAACCGAAGAAGCAAATTTGCCATTGAAATTTCCGGAGGCGCAACCTTAATGGATGGTGATTATCAGGATCCGCTTTTAAGACCTTTTGGGCGCGGTGCTTTAAAGTTTTTTATTTCACCCAGTTTTAATATCAGCGCATCGACAAATGTTGTAAATCTTGCCAATAAAAATTTACTCGATGTGGGTTACATTACTTACGATCTAAATCTCGAATATATTTTACTTCCGCGCGATCGTTTTACACCTTATATATATGCGGGCGGCGGACTCGGAACAAATAAAAAATTTGAAAACGAACATGGTAAATTTCAATACGGTTTAGGTCTTGAATATCTGGTTTCGAACAGGATTGGAATAAAATTATTTGCGGAACAAAATATTAATTTCAGCGATAATATCGATTATATAGAAACAGGAACCCGCGATGATTACTACTATAAATTCGGACTTGGACTGACGTATTATTTTGCCAAAAAGAAAAAATAACAAGTAAGAAATCAACATATTTCAAAGTAAAAAACGAAGTTTTAATTTAAAAACAAATTAATAATGAAGTATTTATACAAAATAGCCAGCGTACTTTTTTTATTGTTTTTGATTTCATGTAGTGAAGAAAAAATAGGAGATTCTGAATTTGGTACCGTTACCGGAAGAGTCGTTACGGCAGACACTTTTGAACCTTTAGAAAACGTAAAAGTATTATCGAGCCCGGCAACAAGTACCGTATTTACAGATGCCGATGGAAAATTCACGATTCCGAATGTAAAAGTAGGCGAATATTCCTTTCAGGCTCAAAAAGACGAATATGTAGCAAAATTTGAAGCCGTAACCATAACAGCAAATAACACTTCAGAGATTGTTTTTGAACTCTCAAAATCAACAGCAAATAATAAACCGCCAACAGTTCCGGTATTAGTAAATCCCGTTGATAATTCTACAGCTCAGGATGTTGCGATAGATTTAACGTGGACAGTTACAGATCCTGATAATGACGAATTAACATATACCGTATCGCTTAGAAATGATAATAACAGCGAAGTAAAAATGTATGAAGCCGTAAAAGACAAAAAACTAGCCTTGAAAGATCTTTTATTTGGTGTAAAATATTATTGGCAGGTTACGGTAAACGACGGAATAAATACGTCGGTTTTAAGCCCAATTGGTGCTTTTACCACAATTTCGTTCCCGGCAACAAGGCATTTGTTTGTAAAAAAAATAAACGATAACAATGTAATTTTTACTGCCGATGATGCCGGAAAACAATATCAGCTGACAAGTTCAGATAAAAATTCCTGGCGTCCAAGAAGAAACAATCAGTCAAAAAAAATAGCTTTTATAGCAGCAACCGGTTCTCAAAATGATATTTATACCATGAATTTTGACGGAACAGAAATGAAGCGCATTACAAATTCAGTTCCCATTGCAGGGTTTAATTCAGATTATATTGGATATTCCTGGAACGCATCAGGAAATGAATTTATATATCCAAACTTTGATAAACTATACAAAATCAATAGTGACGGCAGCGGTTTAACAAAAATATTTCAGACACCAAACGGTAAATTTATATCGGAATGCGACTGGAGCGCCGACGGATCTAAAATTGCACTCAAAGTAAATGACGCAAACGGGTATAATGCCGAAATTTATGTCATTAATCCGTCAGGAGTAATAACAACAATCATTGTTTCAGGAGAAAACGGAGCAATTGGAGGATTGAACTTTTCCGTAACCGGTTTAAAATTAGTGTATACAAAAGATATTTCAGGATTTGAAAACGCAGCGTACCGACAATTAGATTCGAGAATTTTTGAATATAATTTTCTAACTTCTGCTTCTTATCAAATTATCACCGATAAAGCAACAGGAACAAACGATCTTGATGTTAGGTATTCTCCAAACGAATCTGAATTGATTTTTACCAACACATCCAACGATGGAATTTCAATAAAAAATACGGTAAAAACTGGTATCGGAGTTGCAAATTCAAGGACTGTGTTGTTTTCAGGAACTTCGATGCCGGATTGGGAATAATTTTTAATTATCTTTGCACCACATCAACACAAACTAATTTTCATGAGTTCAGATTCTAGCAAAAGGTACGCACAAAGAGGTGTTTCGGCATCAAAAGAAGACGTACACAACGCCATAAAAAATATTGACAAAGGTTTATTCCCACAAGCATTCTGCAAAATTGTTCCTGATTATCTTACTCAGGATTCTGATCATTGCTTAATTATGCATGCAGATGGAGCCGGTACAAAATCGTCTTTGGCGTATATGTACTGGAAAGAAACCGGAGACATTTCTGTTTGGAAAGGAATTGCTCAGGATGCTTTAATCATGAATATCGACGATTTATTATGTGTTGGCGCAACCGATAATATTTTGCTTTCATCCACTATTGGAAGAAATAAAAATCTAATTCCTGCAGAAGTTATTTCAGCAATTATCAACGGAACCGAAGAATTAATCAACGAACTTAAATCTTTTGGCGTAACGATTCATTCAACCGGAGGAGAAACTGCCGATGTTGGCGATGTAGTGCGTACCATAATTGTAGATTCAACCGTAACAGCCCGCATGAAACGCAGCGATGTTGTAGATAATGCAAACATTAAAGCCGGTGATGTAATTGTTGGTTTGGCATCTTTTGGTCAGGCGACTTACGAAAAAAGTTATAATGGCGGAATGGGAAGTAATGGTTTAACATCTGCACGTCATGACGTTTTTAGTAAATATTTAGCTAAAAAATATCCTGAAAGTTACGATGCACTTGTTCCCGAAGAATTAATTTATTCAGGTCAGGTAAATTTAACCGATGCCGTAGAAAACAGCCCAATAAACGCAGGTCAGTTAGTACTTTCTCCAACAAGAACTTACGCACCAATTATCAAGAAAATTTTAGATAAATATACACCAAACGATATTCACGGAATGGTGCATTGCAGCGGTGGAGCGCAAACTAAAATTTTACATTTCGTTCAGAATTTACATATTATAAAAGATAATTTATTTCCCGTTCCGCCATTATTTAAACTAATTCAGGAACAATCAAAAACCGATTGGAAAGAAATGTATCAGGTTTTCAATTGCGGTCACCGTATGGAAATTTACGTTCCCGAAAATATTGCTCAGGATATTATTGCGATTTCAAAATCATTCAATGTCGATGCACAAATCGTAGGTAGAGTAGAAGCGGCCGATGCCAAGAAACTGACAATTACCAGCGAATATGGAACATTCGAGTATTAGTCTTTTGAGTTACAAAGTTACAAAGTTACAAAGTTACAAAGTTACAAAGGTTTTATCTACTGGAGTTTACGCAGAACTTTTTTATTAATAATTAGCTTTTTTTAGGAGCTAATCCCGCTATTCGTTACAATCTTTTATCCGCCGCGGCGGACAAAAGGATTTTCACTACTATCGGGGCTAAAAACACCAGTTATGTACGAATTACTTTTTTGGAGATATTTAGATGAAATTTATTTAAATCATCATGAAGTCTACGAGGCACTTGTTGAAAAAGAAGAAGTTGAAGGTCTTGAAACACTTCCTGTTCAGGTAATTTTAAATAGAATAGCATCTGTTTTTTCTCAATGGGAAAAAGTCGATGAAAACAGCTGGAAAAATACTTCAGGAAAAGGAGCTTTTCAGGTAATCACAACTCCGCAAAGTATCAAAATCGATTGTTACGGCACCGAAGGTAAAACCATGAATCAATTGGTTAGTGTAATGGAAGAATTCAAATGCCCGCTTTATGATCCGCAAATTCCGGAACGTTATGATGAAATGAGTGAATAAATTTGTTTCACTAAAAGTGAAATTTTATTGATTATTTCAGAATTATAAACATAAAAGCCTCTAATTAATAGAGGCTTTTATGTTTATAGTCTAAAGGAATAGTGTACTAAATATTCAACTATTTCCAAATAATATCGTTTTTCATAATATTTCGTTTTGAAGTATAAATTTACTCTTTTAAATATGACTTTAGTTCTAAATAATGTTAAAGTTTTCGCCAGAATCAAAACGCCCGGCTCTTATAGTATTTTTTACATCAGTATATTTTTGAACATGTACAAGTCTTCTTCCGCTTTTAGAATGTATACAATCAATTTGTAATTCCAGATATTCTTTTTTTCCATCCCAAAGATTTTCCAAATCTTCATCAATTAACATCTGAACACAATTATTGTGAATTTCTTTATTTTTTCTCCATTTGCCCGGAATATTCTTAAAGTCATATCTTTTAAGTTTTAGTTCTTTACCACTGAAATTTTTGCCGCTTCCATGAATATAATCTTCTATTAGGAACAGGTTTATAGATATGTTTTCGATATCTGAATACGTTTTGTTTATAAATTTAAAGTAATATCTTGTTTTACTTTCATTATTAAAAACTTCAACTTCTTTACAAATAATACTGCATGTTTTGATATTAGGCTTAAATATTCGAAGAGCCAAATAAAATATTAAACAAGATAACACTCCTGTAAATAAGGCGATTAATAAATCGTACCAAACAGTTTCTCCGAATCCCTTTTCTGATGCTATTTCTGCGGCTAATAAAATATTCAAAAATTGTAATTTAAAATAATTGCAATAATACAAATAAAGAAAGAAAAAGCTTATATTATATAGAGTAACTTTTAAAGATATTATATTAAACACGATGAAATTTTCTTCCTTT
It contains:
- a CDS encoding CsgG/HfaB family protein, yielding MRVHHYLILLFAFLFSGCGAFYNQPTGVEKAVLGESTPATSLLKELPKPKEQIVVGVYKFRDQTGQYKPQENGSNFSTAVTQGATSILLKALEDSKWFIPIERENIGNLLQERNLIRSTRQEYSKNANPNEPQLTPLLYAGVLLEGGIISYDSNIITGGFGARYFGAGGSVKYRQDRVTIYLRMISTSNGKILKSVYVSKTILSQAIDESLFKYVNFKRLLEVETGYTTNEPVHMAVTEAIEKAVESLVLEGIKDNIWETDAPKWQVDNLLKEYNKETETANATALYGRLLENRRSKFAIEISGGATLMDGDYQDPLLRPFGRGALKFFISPSFNISASTNVVNLANKNLLDVGYITYDLNLEYILLPRDRFTPYIYAGGGLGTNKKFENEHGKFQYGLGLEYLVSNRIGIKLFAEQNINFSDNIDYIETGTRDDYYYKFGLGLTYYFAKKKK
- a CDS encoding AIR synthase related protein; the encoded protein is MSSDSSKRYAQRGVSASKEDVHNAIKNIDKGLFPQAFCKIVPDYLTQDSDHCLIMHADGAGTKSSLAYMYWKETGDISVWKGIAQDALIMNIDDLLCVGATDNILLSSTIGRNKNLIPAEVISAIINGTEELINELKSFGVTIHSTGGETADVGDVVRTIIVDSTVTARMKRSDVVDNANIKAGDVIVGLASFGQATYEKSYNGGMGSNGLTSARHDVFSKYLAKKYPESYDALVPEELIYSGQVNLTDAVENSPINAGQLVLSPTRTYAPIIKKILDKYTPNDIHGMVHCSGGAQTKILHFVQNLHIIKDNLFPVPPLFKLIQEQSKTDWKEMYQVFNCGHRMEIYVPENIAQDIIAISKSFNVDAQIVGRVEAADAKKLTITSEYGTFEY
- a CDS encoding carboxypeptidase regulatory-like domain-containing protein, whose translation is MKYLYKIASVLFLLFLISCSEEKIGDSEFGTVTGRVVTADTFEPLENVKVLSSPATSTVFTDADGKFTIPNVKVGEYSFQAQKDEYVAKFEAVTITANNTSEIVFELSKSTANNKPPTVPVLVNPVDNSTAQDVAIDLTWTVTDPDNDELTYTVSLRNDNNSEVKMYEAVKDKKLALKDLLFGVKYYWQVTVNDGINTSVLSPIGAFTTISFPATRHLFVKKINDNNVIFTADDAGKQYQLTSSDKNSWRPRRNNQSKKIAFIAATGSQNDIYTMNFDGTEMKRITNSVPIAGFNSDYIGYSWNASGNEFIYPNFDKLYKINSDGSGLTKIFQTPNGKFISECDWSADGSKIALKVNDANGYNAEIYVINPSGVITTIIVSGENGAIGGLNFSVTGLKLVYTKDISGFENAAYRQLDSRIFEYNFLTSASYQIITDKATGTNDLDVRYSPNESELIFTNTSNDGISIKNTVKTGIGVANSRTVLFSGTSMPDWE